GCCTATGTGGCGGTGGCGGCCGCGGGGCTGTTCACGCCGCCTCTGGAGGGCGGTCTGCGGGCGCTGTGGCCGAGTGTCCTCGGCAAGGAGGAGCACGTCCACACCGCGTACGCGATGGACGCCATAGCCCAGGAAGTGATGTTCACCGTCGGACCGTTGCTGGTGACCGGATGTGTGGCGCTGTGGTCGGAGCGGGCGGCGCTGCTCGTCGTCAACGCGGTGGGTGTGCTGGGTGCCCTCTCCGTGGTGGTGTCCCGGCCCTCGCGCGCGTGGCGTTCGGAGCCGAGGGAGGCGCACTGGCTCGGGGCGCTGCGCTCGCGCGGGCTGCTCGCGCTCCTCGGTGCGTTCCTGTTCATCGGGATGGCGCTGGGTTCCATCACGGTCGCGGGCGTGTCGTACGCGGACGGGAACGGTGGTGACGCGGTCTACGGATGGATGATGGCGGCGCTCGGGCTCGGTGCGCTGGTCGGCGGGGCCGTCTACGGGGCGCGGCAGTGGAGTGGTGTGCCGGAGAAGCGGCTGAGCGTCCTGGTGGCGTTGCTGGCCGTCTGCTACTGGCCGTTGACGTTGACTCCGGGGGCGGTGGCCATGACGGCGCTGGCGGCGCTCGCCGGTGTGTTTCTCGCGCCGGCGCTCGCGTGTGCGTTCATCATCGTGGACCGGCATGCTCCGCGCGGCACGGTGACGGAGGCGTTCTCGTGGCTGGTGACGACGTTCACGGTGGGCGCGTCCTTGGGGACGGCGGCCGCGGGGCCGGTGGTGGAGTGGGGCGGGACGGCGTGGGGGTTCGCGGTGCCGGGCCTTGCCGGAGCGGCCGCGTCGGTGGTTCTGCTGGCGACGGCGCGGGTACTCGTGGTGGCCGGAGAATCCGGGGTTGTTGCGGGTTCATCGGAAAATGATCGAAACGGTGCTGCCGAACCCGGTTTCAGTGCCCCGCATCAGGCGTAATGTTCAGTCATGGACCGCCGCATTTTCGGGCTGGAGAACGAGTACGGCGTCACATGCACGTTCAGGGGACAGCGCCGTCTGTCGCCTGACGAGGTGGCGCGCTACCTCTTCCGCCGTGTTGTGTCATGGGGCCGCAGCAGCAACGTCTTTCTGCGGAACGGCGCCCGCCTCTATCTTGACGTGGGATCACATCCGGAATACGCGACACCGGAATGTGACAACGTGACCGAGCTGGTCACCCACGACAAAGCGGGCGAGCGCATTCTGGAAGGCCTGCTCGTCGACGCCGAACGCCGCCTGCACGAGGAGGGAATCGCGGGCGACGTCTATCTTTTCAAGAACAACACCGATTCGGCGGGAAACTCCTACGGGTGCCACGAGAACTACCTGGTGGCCCGTCACGGGGAGTTCTCCCGGCTCGCGGACATCCTCATCCCGTTCCTCGTCACCCGGCAGCTGCTGTGCGGCGCGGGCAAGGTGCTGCAGACTCCGCGCGGCGCCGTGTACTGCGTGAGCCAGCGTGCCGAGCACATCTGGGAAGGGGTGTCCTCCGCGACCACCCGTTCCCGGCCGATCATCAACACCCGCGACGAACCGCACGCGGACGCCG
The window above is part of the Streptomyces venezuelae genome. Proteins encoded here:
- a CDS encoding MFS transporter, which gives rise to MAAGYVEILRTRHATRLLAGTLVGRLPNATAAIAIVLFIRAEGGTYSLAGALAAVYGVANAVGQPLLGRLVDLHGQPRVQLPAALLSALGMALFAFTGPDQLALAYVAVAAAGLFTPPLEGGLRALWPSVLGKEEHVHTAYAMDAIAQEVMFTVGPLLVTGCVALWSERAALLVVNAVGVLGALSVVVSRPSRAWRSEPREAHWLGALRSRGLLALLGAFLFIGMALGSITVAGVSYADGNGGDAVYGWMMAALGLGALVGGAVYGARQWSGVPEKRLSVLVALLAVCYWPLTLTPGAVAMTALAALAGVFLAPALACAFIIVDRHAPRGTVTEAFSWLVTTFTVGASLGTAAAGPVVEWGGTAWGFAVPGLAGAAASVVLLATARVLVVAGESGVVAGSSENDRNGAAEPGFSAPHQA